The Candidatus Arthromitus sp. SFB-mouse-Japan genome includes a region encoding these proteins:
- a CDS encoding stage V sporulation protein D → MKHKFTDRFLMKKRAIVTMFIFYFLISVILANLFRVMIIKGDEYYAIAEDQWTSSVKIQARRGSILDRNLKELAVSANVYRVDLDLKTIREYLENNSLTYEDIAPKISEALEMDEQKVLKVLNTKDSKGNPAGSAYLIRRVEKQKVDKVQELNISGIIISPDTKRYYPNNAYLAHVLGSTDIDGRGLTGIELMYDEQLTGVDGFRIVELDAKSRDLPYSISEYIEPIDGKNVVLTIDEKIQFFAEKVAKQALDDNKAKAVSVIVMNPENGEILAMVNKPDFNPNTVRDEVATYDELQKLWRNKAVNDIYEPGSIFKIITAIAAIEEGLVSESDTFVCNGHKEVGGRIIHCWKRTGHGTLDFKGVLQNSCNVGTMEIGERLGAEKLSKYIEKFGFGQKTGLDLSGEAKGIIKKVENISTVDLATISFGQTNTTTPIQFLAAVNAVANDGVWVRPHFMKEVSHYDDEFNYIVDEKFDDYGEKRVVSEESSALMRDILESVVSEGSGSRAFIEGYEIAGKTGTAQKVDTETGTYGAGKYISSFVGFAPASDPKVSIFISIDEPSAGEYYAGVITTPVARQLFSDIFNYLAIDVKSTDEEVRKSLLKDVIVPEIREFGVKDGQQLLKELNLDYETVGEGDKIVDITPKPGYSVKEGTKIVIYRGDSSQIDKQVLMPDLYGYSKQGAIEILESIGLKYNISGEGLLVSQSIEAGKIIEKGDVVELIFSVKDIH, encoded by the coding sequence ATGAAACATAAGTTTACCGATAGATTTTTGATGAAGAAAAGAGCTATAGTGACTATGTTTATATTTTATTTTTTGATATCAGTCATTTTAGCTAATCTTTTTAGGGTTATGATTATAAAGGGAGATGAGTATTACGCTATAGCAGAAGATCAATGGACTAGTTCTGTTAAAATTCAAGCGAGAAGGGGATCGATTTTAGATAGAAATTTAAAAGAATTAGCTGTTAGTGCTAATGTTTATCGTGTTGATTTAGATTTGAAGACGATACGTGAATATTTAGAGAATAATTCTTTGACATATGAAGACATTGCTCCTAAAATATCTGAAGCTTTGGAGATGGATGAACAGAAAGTATTGAAAGTTTTAAATACTAAGGATAGTAAAGGTAATCCAGCAGGATCAGCTTATTTGATAAGAAGAGTTGAAAAGCAAAAGGTAGATAAAGTTCAAGAACTTAATATATCTGGTATAATTATTTCTCCTGATACAAAGAGGTATTATCCAAATAATGCTTATTTAGCTCATGTGCTTGGGTCAACAGACATTGATGGAAGAGGTCTTACAGGAATTGAGCTTATGTATGATGAACAACTTACAGGTGTAGATGGTTTTAGAATAGTTGAGCTTGATGCAAAATCAAGAGATCTTCCATATTCAATAAGTGAGTACATAGAACCTATTGATGGTAAAAATGTTGTTTTGACAATTGATGAAAAGATACAGTTCTTTGCTGAAAAAGTTGCAAAGCAAGCACTTGATGATAATAAAGCAAAGGCAGTTTCGGTTATTGTTATGAATCCTGAAAATGGTGAAATTTTAGCAATGGTCAATAAGCCAGATTTTAATCCTAATACCGTAAGAGATGAAGTTGCTACTTATGATGAACTTCAAAAACTTTGGAGGAATAAAGCGGTTAATGACATATATGAACCTGGATCTATATTTAAAATTATTACTGCTATTGCGGCCATTGAAGAAGGACTTGTATCTGAATCAGATACTTTTGTTTGTAATGGACACAAGGAAGTTGGAGGAAGGATTATACACTGCTGGAAGAGAACAGGTCATGGAACTTTAGATTTTAAAGGAGTTCTTCAAAATTCATGTAATGTTGGAACTATGGAGATTGGGGAAAGACTTGGAGCAGAGAAGTTAAGTAAATATATAGAAAAATTTGGATTTGGTCAGAAGACAGGACTAGATTTATCTGGAGAAGCTAAAGGAATTATAAAGAAGGTTGAAAATATATCAACTGTTGATCTTGCAACAATTTCATTCGGTCAAACAAATACAACTACTCCTATTCAATTTTTAGCAGCTGTTAATGCCGTTGCGAATGATGGAGTTTGGGTTAGACCGCATTTTATGAAAGAAGTTTCTCATTATGATGATGAATTTAATTATATTGTTGATGAAAAATTTGATGATTATGGGGAGAAACGTGTTGTAAGTGAAGAAAGTTCAGCTCTCATGAGAGATATACTTGAGTCAGTTGTATCTGAGGGTTCTGGTTCAAGAGCTTTTATTGAAGGCTATGAAATAGCTGGTAAGACTGGTACAGCCCAAAAGGTTGATACTGAAACAGGAACTTATGGAGCAGGGAAATATATTTCATCATTCGTTGGTTTTGCACCAGCAAGTGATCCAAAGGTTAGTATATTTATTTCAATTGATGAGCCTTCAGCTGGCGAGTATTATGCTGGTGTAATTACAACGCCTGTTGCTAGACAATTATTCTCAGATATATTTAATTATTTAGCTATAGACGTTAAGTCTACAGATGAAGAGGTTAGAAAAAGCTTACTTAAAGATGTAATAGTTCCTGAGATTAGAGAATTTGGTGTTAAAGATGGACAACAATTATTAAAAGAATTAAATTTAGATTATGAAACTGTTGGCGAGGGTGATAAGATTGTAGATATTACACCAAAACCAGGTTATTCAGTTAAAGAAGGAACTAAGATAGTTATATATAGAGGTGATTCTTCGCAGATAGATAAACAGGTTTTGATGCCCGATCTGTACGGTTATAGCAAGCAGGGGGCCATTGAGATACTTGAGAGTATTGGTCTTAAGTATAATATAAGTGGTGAAGGACTTCTTGTCAGTCAGAGCATTGAAGCAGGAAAAATAATAGAAAAGGGCGATGTAGTAGAATTAATCTTTAGTGTTAAAGATATTCATTAA
- the rsmH gene encoding 16S rRNA (cytosine(1402)-N(4))-methyltransferase RsmH: MQFNHFSVMLDESIDSLNIKQEGIYVDCTLGGGGHSSKILDGLNNTGRLIGIDQDQYAIDYCRQKFSGYDNISFVQDNFKNIDLILKMIGIEKVDGILMDLGVSSYQIDTDDRGFSYIRNGKLDMRMDTSQSFSAYDIINGYDEEKLSYIFKVYGEEKYHRRIANKIVESRKLNKISTTHDLVKLIDEVIPKFEIKKRGHLSKKVFQALRIEVNGELEILEKAIIDAINHLNVGGRISIITFHSLEDRIVKNTFNYLATECVCPKDFPVCRCEKKKEISIINKKPVLPSGTELSKNSRSASAKLRVAEKLIY, translated from the coding sequence TTGCAATTTAATCACTTTTCTGTAATGTTAGATGAAAGTATAGATTCACTTAATATAAAACAAGAAGGAATATATGTTGATTGTACCCTTGGAGGAGGAGGACATTCATCAAAAATTTTGGATGGTTTAAATAATACAGGAAGACTAATAGGAATAGATCAAGATCAATATGCGATTGATTATTGCAGACAAAAATTTTCGGGATATGATAATATAAGTTTCGTACAAGATAATTTTAAAAATATTGATTTAATACTCAAAATGATTGGAATAGAAAAAGTCGATGGTATCTTAATGGATCTGGGTGTTTCTTCATATCAAATTGACACTGATGATAGAGGATTCAGTTACATAAGAAATGGTAAGCTTGATATGAGAATGGATACATCCCAAAGTTTTTCAGCTTATGATATCATAAATGGATATGATGAAGAAAAACTTAGTTACATATTTAAGGTTTATGGTGAAGAAAAGTATCATAGAAGAATAGCAAATAAAATTGTTGAATCACGAAAACTAAATAAAATATCAACAACACATGATTTAGTTAAGTTAATAGATGAGGTCATACCAAAATTTGAGATAAAAAAGAGAGGACATTTATCTAAAAAAGTTTTTCAAGCGTTGAGAATAGAAGTTAATGGAGAACTTGAAATATTGGAGAAAGCGATAATTGATGCTATTAATCATTTAAATGTAGGTGGACGCATTTCAATTATAACTTTTCATTCATTAGAAGATAGAATAGTTAAAAATACTTTTAATTATCTAGCGACTGAATGTGTTTGTCCAAAAGATTTTCCTGTTTGTAGATGTGAAAAGAAAAAAGAAATATCAATCATAAATAAGAAACCTGTTTTGCCATCAGGAACAGAGCTTTCTAAAAATTCACGATCAGCTTCGGCTAAATTAAGAGTTGCAGAAAAATTAATTTATTAA
- the yfmH gene encoding EF-P 5-aminopentanol modification-associated protein YfmH, whose product MNILKNDLLGESVKSFEVNGLKVYVMEKNQFSTASASFVIKYGSNDISFKLDSEDRFKKYPLGIAHFLEHKMFDGAGDDEVFKKFSEIGADVNAYTSNNITNYYFSTINNFEKSLEYLCDMIYNLNLTNERVEKEKPIIEQELRMYDDDPYNRVHRNLLSVMYNYHPVRFDIGGDVNTIKFIEKSHLEDCYNTFYSNNNMFLVLVGNVKAEECKTMLERFVVNKFSGNVIRENFDALDKINTHYIEQDMKMSVPTNLIGFKDVTRSTNYIRKLIVFEMIHRMFFRATSNFYEKIYKDGIINGSYYTDYINENDYGYYLFGGDGDSFKKLPEILFSHYNNYDFSKDKHVFDRVKKAMYGNYINLFNNIDYISQLMIKLINNNLNIFDYFNELNKVTLDDIVFEFKNMFNEFNMVYSRVV is encoded by the coding sequence ATGAATATTTTAAAAAATGATCTTTTAGGTGAGTCCGTTAAAAGTTTTGAAGTCAATGGACTTAAAGTTTATGTTATGGAGAAAAATCAATTTTCTACTGCCTCAGCTTCATTTGTCATAAAATATGGATCGAATGATATTTCTTTTAAACTTGACAGTGAAGATAGATTTAAGAAATATCCACTAGGTATTGCCCACTTTTTGGAACATAAAATGTTTGACGGTGCAGGTGATGATGAAGTTTTTAAGAAATTTTCAGAGATTGGTGCGGATGTTAATGCCTATACGTCAAACAATATAACTAATTATTATTTTAGTACAATTAATAATTTTGAAAAATCACTCGAATACCTTTGTGATATGATTTATAATCTCAATTTGACAAATGAAAGAGTGGAGAAAGAGAAACCAATTATTGAACAAGAGCTTAGAATGTATGATGATGATCCATATAACAGAGTTCATAGAAATTTACTTTCTGTAATGTATAACTATCATCCTGTTAGATTTGATATTGGTGGAGATGTAAACACAATTAAATTTATTGAAAAAAGCCATCTGGAAGATTGTTATAATACCTTTTACTCAAATAATAATATGTTTCTGGTTTTGGTTGGTAATGTTAAAGCTGAAGAGTGTAAAACTATGCTAGAGAGATTTGTTGTAAATAAATTTAGTGGAAATGTAATTAGAGAAAATTTTGATGCACTTGATAAGATTAATACTCATTATATAGAACAAGATATGAAAATGAGTGTACCAACAAACTTAATAGGATTTAAGGATGTAACTAGATCTACAAATTACATAAGAAAACTTATAGTTTTTGAAATGATACATAGGATGTTTTTTAGAGCGACATCAAACTTTTATGAAAAGATTTATAAAGATGGAATAATAAATGGAAGTTATTACACTGATTATATTAATGAAAATGATTATGGATATTATTTATTCGGTGGTGATGGTGATTCATTTAAAAAACTTCCTGAGATTTTATTTAGTCATTACAATAACTATGATTTTTCAAAAGATAAGCATGTTTTTGATCGAGTTAAGAAAGCCATGTATGGAAATTATATCAACTTGTTTAATAATATTGACTATATTTCACAATTGATGATTAAATTGATCAATAACAATTTAAATATTTTTGATTATTTCAATGAATTAAATAAAGTTACTCTTGATGATATCGTATTTGAGTTTAAAAATATGTTTAATGAATTTAATATGGTGTATTCTAGAGTAGTTTAG
- the yfmF gene encoding EF-P 5-aminopentanol modification-associated protein YfmF: MNIKFIKNDKFKSNSITLNIPMDLDEKVTDLNLVTEMIKVGSKKYDSFKKLYSKLQEMYGAQFDCYLNKHGEVVIFTIYISFLKDKYIIENISLWKEVIDFLYEIFYNTLNDGNCFKKDFLKIEKESLRSNILSLVDSKGYYAYIKCEQLATKNEPYSNYSYGNIERLDKIDEFNLYEYYKNLKTLPYYFIVMGDFDEEKIKEMLSERFGDNIKKSFSTNNNKFISTPFVEEFENHEVTQTKLVINFKTDVTIFNGDYYAFFVFNCILGGGYSKLYREVRQKQSLVYYINSYYEKFKGLVSIECGVDDKNLEHTKQTILKEIESMKNGDITDLEIENAKMSIRRLLISIHDRVSTMHSFVSPLYIFDRYIDVDEFLNNINQVTRERIIEVSKTIVKSAIFSIRPMKEVE, encoded by the coding sequence ATGAATATAAAATTTATTAAAAATGATAAGTTTAAATCTAATAGCATTACATTGAATATTCCAATGGATTTAGATGAGAAAGTTACAGATTTAAATTTGGTGACAGAAATGATTAAGGTAGGATCAAAGAAATATGATTCATTTAAAAAACTTTATAGCAAACTTCAAGAGATGTACGGAGCTCAATTTGATTGTTATCTTAATAAGCATGGTGAAGTCGTTATATTTACAATTTACATAAGTTTCTTGAAAGATAAATATATCATAGAAAATATTTCGTTGTGGAAAGAAGTTATAGACTTTCTATATGAGATTTTTTATAACACTTTAAATGATGGAAATTGTTTTAAAAAAGATTTTCTTAAAATTGAAAAGGAAAGTCTTCGTTCAAATATCTTGAGTCTTGTTGACTCGAAAGGTTATTATGCGTACATAAAATGTGAACAGTTAGCGACTAAAAATGAACCTTATTCAAATTATTCTTATGGAAATATTGAAAGGTTAGATAAGATTGATGAATTTAATCTTTATGAGTATTATAAAAATTTAAAAACTCTTCCATATTATTTTATTGTTATGGGCGACTTTGATGAAGAAAAGATAAAAGAGATGCTTAGTGAAAGATTCGGCGATAATATTAAAAAAAGTTTTTCAACAAATAATAATAAGTTTATAAGTACTCCTTTTGTTGAAGAATTTGAAAATCATGAAGTTACTCAGACTAAACTAGTTATAAATTTTAAAACTGATGTAACTATTTTTAATGGAGATTATTATGCATTTTTTGTGTTTAATTGTATTTTGGGTGGCGGTTACTCAAAACTTTATAGAGAAGTTCGTCAAAAACAAAGTCTTGTATATTATATAAATTCTTATTATGAAAAGTTCAAAGGCTTAGTGTCTATTGAGTGCGGAGTTGATGATAAAAATTTAGAGCATACTAAGCAGACTATTTTAAAAGAAATTGAGAGCATGAAAAATGGAGATATCACAGATTTGGAAATAGAAAATGCTAAAATGAGTATAAGACGTCTTTTGATATCCATACATGATAGGGTTTCAACAATGCATTCGTTTGTTTCACCATTGTATATTTTCGATAGATATATAGACGTTGATGAGTTTTTGAATAATATAAATCAAGTTACTAGAGAGAGAATAATTGAGGTTTCTAAGACAATAGTCAAATCTGCTATATTTTCTATTAGGCCTATGAAGGAGGTGGAATAG
- a CDS encoding ABC transporter ATP-binding protein, giving the protein MKKQDVGHFSELKGTKPSKGTAKRLFGYFKPRIWILVSIIVFAILGQAFNIVGPKIMGLAINELFDGSIRIATGIGGIDFGFIGKIILLLIVLYLLGCLFTYLQNYIMAGFGQSTMYDLRRDVDLKISRIPLNYYDTKTHGEILSRLTNDIELIATTLQENLTQFISAIITIVGVIAVMITISPIMTIITVAVLFIGTNIIKPLVNRSQKYFKKQQKTIGELNGYIEEMYSGHNVVKAFGREPNNIKRFDEINNNLYESGWKAQFISGVIMPVMMFVNNINYIIIALLGGYFSIIGKIGIGDIQAFIQYSRQFGMPINQIASIASLFQSTLAAAERVFEFLDEKELTPESTKDARITEVHGRVTFEHVKFGYNPEKPLMTDISFEVKPGQKVAIVGHTGAGKTTLINLLMRFYDINGGSIKIDGVDINDMTRDYLRSNFAMVLQDTWLFNGTIKQNLSYSSENVSDDQIIEASKAAHTDEFIRLFEHGYDTVLNEDASNISQGQKQLLTIARAIVADPKILILDEATSNVDTRTEVLIQKAMKNLMKNRTSFVIAHRLSTIKDADMILVMKQGNIIEHGNHDELMAQNGVYADLYNSQFEENN; this is encoded by the coding sequence ATGAAGAAACAAGATGTAGGACATTTCTCAGAGTTAAAAGGAACCAAACCATCTAAGGGGACAGCCAAGAGACTATTTGGATATTTTAAACCTAGGATATGGATTTTAGTATCGATTATTGTTTTCGCTATTTTAGGTCAAGCATTTAATATTGTGGGTCCAAAGATTATGGGATTAGCAATTAATGAATTGTTTGATGGATCTATTAGAATAGCAACTGGAATCGGTGGAATTGATTTTGGATTTATTGGAAAGATAATTTTACTACTTATTGTTCTTTATTTATTGGGTTGTTTGTTTACTTATTTACAGAACTATATAATGGCTGGTTTTGGACAAAGTACCATGTATGATTTAAGACGTGATGTAGACTTGAAAATTTCTAGGATACCCTTAAATTATTATGATACTAAGACTCATGGGGAAATTTTGAGTCGATTAACTAATGATATAGAATTGATTGCTACAACATTGCAAGAAAACTTAACTCAATTTATTTCTGCGATTATAACTATAGTTGGAGTTATAGCTGTTATGATAACTATAAGTCCTATTATGACAATCATTACTGTTGCAGTTTTATTTATTGGTACTAATATTATAAAGCCGTTAGTTAATAGATCACAAAAATATTTTAAGAAACAGCAAAAGACTATAGGAGAGCTTAATGGATATATTGAAGAAATGTATTCAGGACATAATGTTGTAAAAGCTTTTGGACGTGAACCTAATAATATTAAAAGGTTTGATGAGATTAATAATAATTTATATGAAAGCGGTTGGAAGGCTCAATTTATATCAGGTGTCATCATGCCTGTAATGATGTTTGTTAATAACATAAACTATATTATTATAGCTTTACTTGGAGGATACTTTAGTATAATAGGTAAAATCGGGATAGGTGATATTCAAGCATTTATTCAATATTCAAGACAATTTGGAATGCCAATAAACCAGATTGCAAGTATTGCTAGTTTATTTCAATCAACCTTGGCAGCTGCTGAGAGAGTGTTTGAATTTTTAGATGAAAAGGAACTTACTCCAGAATCTACAAAAGATGCTAGAATAACAGAAGTACATGGGAGAGTTACTTTTGAACATGTAAAATTTGGATATAATCCTGAGAAACCTCTTATGACTGATATTAGTTTTGAGGTTAAACCTGGTCAAAAAGTAGCTATTGTGGGTCATACAGGAGCAGGGAAGACGACTCTTATAAATCTTTTGATGAGATTCTATGATATAAACGGTGGAAGTATAAAGATTGATGGCGTTGATATTAATGATATGACAAGAGATTATTTGAGAAGTAATTTTGCGATGGTTCTTCAAGATACTTGGTTGTTTAATGGTACGATAAAACAAAATTTATCTTATAGCTCTGAGAATGTTTCAGATGATCAAATAATAGAAGCTTCCAAAGCAGCTCACACAGATGAGTTTATAAGGTTATTTGAACACGGATATGATACTGTATTAAATGAAGATGCTTCAAATATATCACAAGGACAAAAGCAACTTTTAACTATTGCTAGAGCGATTGTTGCCGATCCGAAGATTCTTATTCTTGATGAGGCTACAAGTAATGTAGATACAAGAACGGAAGTTTTAATTCAAAAGGCAATGAAGAATCTTATGAAGAATAGAACGAGCTTCGTTATTGCTCATAGGCTTTCGACTATAAAAGATGCTGATATGATACTTGTAATGAAACAAGGAAATATAATTGAGCATGGTAATCATGATGAGCTTATGGCTCAAAATGGTGTTTATGCTGATTTGTATAACAGTCAATTTGAAGAAAATAATTAG
- a CDS encoding ABC transporter ATP-binding protein, with amino-acid sequence MFSLFKYLKKYKFLILLIFFLIFVQSMMELLLPTIMSKVVDEGILNSDMKIISIQGLKMLGVVIVAIIVSLFSILLSSVVSVKFGQEIRRRVFIKVQGFSSKEIDKFGVASLITRTTNDITQVQNVTLLILRMMILGPMMAIGGLIVSMYKDIKLATILLISIPILLIVVFLIGSRAIKIFSKIQKKLDKVNLISRENLTGIRVIRAFNKQKYEEKRFDDANKDLTFSVSKAYRIFAKLIPIMFLIFYFNSLAVVWFGSHRVADSTLMVGDLIAFIQYSNQIMISLMMFFMLFGMIPKAISSAKRINEVLETDFSINDIENVKKLIDSNEVTLKFDNVSFSYNNTGEYDLENINFECKSGDTIAIIGGTGSGKSSILNLITRFYDVTKGRILLNGVDIKDITQKDLRDSIGYVPQKAVLFSGTIRSNLKYGDESATDERMERALKIAQAYEFVSGLEDGIDSYVSQGGTNFSGGQKQRLSISRALVKDSKIYMFDDSFSALDFKTDSKLRAALKENIKNAIVLIVGQRVTSVMHSDKIIVMDNGRIVGIGTHRELLNNCEVYREIAKSQLSEEELS; translated from the coding sequence ATGTTTTCTTTGTTTAAATATCTTAAGAAGTATAAGTTTTTGATTTTACTTATATTTTTCTTAATTTTTGTACAATCAATGATGGAATTGTTATTGCCTACGATAATGTCAAAAGTTGTAGATGAAGGAATATTGAATAGTGATATGAAAATCATAAGTATTCAAGGCTTGAAAATGCTTGGAGTTGTCATTGTTGCAATTATAGTTTCTTTATTTTCAATTTTGTTATCATCTGTAGTTTCTGTCAAATTTGGACAAGAGATAAGAAGGAGAGTATTTATTAAAGTTCAGGGATTTTCTTCAAAAGAAATTGATAAATTTGGAGTTGCATCACTTATAACTAGAACAACTAATGATATAACTCAAGTTCAAAATGTAACATTATTAATACTTAGAATGATGATATTAGGTCCTATGATGGCTATAGGTGGTTTAATAGTATCTATGTATAAAGATATTAAGTTAGCTACAATACTCTTAATATCAATCCCTATACTTCTTATAGTTGTATTTTTAATAGGAAGTAGAGCAATTAAAATATTTTCTAAAATACAAAAAAAACTTGACAAGGTTAATTTGATTTCTAGGGAAAATTTAACTGGTATAAGAGTTATTAGAGCTTTTAATAAACAAAAATATGAAGAAAAGAGATTTGATGATGCGAATAAAGATTTAACTTTTTCGGTTAGTAAGGCATATCGTATTTTCGCAAAGTTAATTCCTATAATGTTTCTTATATTTTATTTTAATTCTTTAGCTGTTGTTTGGTTTGGAAGTCATAGAGTTGCTGATAGTACTCTTATGGTTGGAGATTTGATTGCATTTATACAGTATTCAAATCAAATAATGATTTCTCTTATGATGTTTTTCATGCTTTTTGGTATGATACCTAAAGCTATATCATCTGCAAAACGTATAAATGAAGTTTTAGAAACAGATTTTTCTATAAATGATATAGAGAATGTTAAAAAATTAATTGATTCAAATGAAGTTACTTTAAAATTTGATAATGTAAGTTTTTCCTACAATAATACTGGAGAGTATGATCTGGAAAATATAAATTTTGAATGCAAATCTGGTGATACGATTGCAATTATTGGTGGAACAGGTTCAGGTAAATCAAGTATTTTGAATCTTATCACGAGGTTTTATGATGTAACTAAGGGTAGAATACTTTTGAATGGTGTTGATATTAAAGATATTACTCAAAAGGATTTAAGAGATAGTATAGGATATGTTCCTCAGAAGGCTGTGTTATTCTCAGGTACTATTAGATCTAACTTGAAATATGGTGATGAATCTGCGACTGATGAGAGAATGGAAAGAGCGTTAAAAATTGCTCAGGCTTATGAATTTGTAAGCGGTCTTGAAGATGGAATTGACTCATATGTTTCGCAAGGTGGAACGAATTTTTCGGGAGGACAAAAGCAAAGATTATCGATATCAAGAGCTTTAGTTAAGGATTCAAAAATTTATATGTTTGATGATAGTTTCTCTGCACTTGATTTTAAAACAGATTCTAAGTTGAGGGCTGCTCTTAAAGAAAATATAAAGAATGCTATTGTTTTAATTGTAGGTCAGAGGGTAACATCTGTAATGCATTCAGATAAAATTATTGTTATGGATAATGGTAGAATTGTTGGAATAGGAACGCATAGAGAATTACTTAATAATTGTGAAGTATATAGAGAAATTGCAAAATCTCAGTTATCAGAGGAGGAATTGTCATGA
- a CDS encoding ferredoxin hydrogenase, producing MIEVIINDKKISVEKGKTILQIAKDNNIEIKTLCFMENCLNVNRCGTCMVEIEGTGEIVHACSTLAEDGMLIRTNSERANEKVKENISKILDSHNFTCGKCKRRETCELLPMVVKTKARASKPFIVKNHEEYIDSRSKSIVLDRSKCIKCGRCVAVCKERVGTESIIFHDINGEIVVGPQHLDCFDDTNCILCGQCVNVCPVDALSEKSHIERVKEALENPDIHVIVAMAPSVRTALGELFKMDYGVDVTNKIYTALRKIGFDKIFDLNFGADLTIMEEATELVNKIKNNDTNFPMFTSCCPGWVRLAENYFPELLDNFSTAKSPQQIFGAASKSYYPAIENLDPKKVFTVTIMPCTAKKFEADRPEMVNNGIRNIDAVITTREFGRMLKELKIDFSSLEDGELDEAMGLYTGAGAIFGVTGGVMEAALRSAKDMLENKDLDKIEYKDVRGFEGIKEATVEINNKEYTVAVVNGASNFFKMMKDNLLEKKQYHFIEVMACYGGCINGGGQPYVTPEMRSKIDYKKLRGNVLYNQDKNLKYRKSHHNPALLKMYDTYMGKPGKGLAHEILHQKYKKKENN from the coding sequence ATGATTGAGGTAATTATAAATGATAAAAAAATATCAGTTGAGAAAGGGAAAACTATACTACAAATTGCCAAAGATAATAACATAGAAATTAAAACACTATGTTTTATGGAAAATTGTTTAAATGTAAATCGTTGCGGAACATGTATGGTTGAAATTGAAGGGACTGGCGAAATCGTTCATGCTTGTTCGACTTTAGCTGAAGATGGAATGTTAATAAGAACAAATAGTGAAAGAGCAAATGAAAAAGTAAAAGAAAATATCTCAAAAATTCTTGATTCCCATAATTTTACTTGTGGTAAATGTAAACGTCGTGAGACTTGCGAACTTTTACCTATGGTTGTAAAAACTAAAGCTCGAGCATCTAAGCCATTTATTGTTAAAAATCATGAAGAATACATAGATAGTAGGAGTAAATCAATAGTTTTAGATAGATCAAAATGTATAAAATGTGGAAGATGCGTTGCTGTTTGCAAAGAACGTGTTGGAACTGAATCAATAATTTTTCATGATATAAATGGAGAAATTGTTGTTGGACCACAACATTTAGATTGTTTCGATGATACAAATTGTATACTCTGTGGTCAGTGTGTAAATGTTTGCCCTGTTGATGCATTATCTGAAAAATCACATATTGAAAGAGTTAAAGAAGCACTCGAAAATCCAGATATTCATGTAATTGTTGCTATGGCTCCGTCTGTTAGAACTGCTTTAGGTGAACTGTTTAAAATGGATTATGGAGTTGATGTTACAAACAAAATTTACACTGCATTAAGAAAAATTGGATTTGATAAAATATTTGATCTAAACTTTGGTGCTGACTTAACTATAATGGAAGAAGCAACAGAACTTGTAAACAAAATTAAAAATAATGATACAAATTTCCCAATGTTTACTTCATGTTGTCCTGGCTGGGTAAGACTTGCTGAAAATTATTTTCCAGAACTTTTAGACAATTTTTCTACAGCAAAATCACCTCAACAAATTTTTGGTGCTGCAAGTAAATCATACTATCCAGCTATAGAAAATCTTGATCCAAAAAAAGTATTTACTGTAACCATAATGCCTTGTACAGCTAAAAAATTTGAAGCTGATAGACCTGAAATGGTTAATAATGGAATAAGAAACATTGATGCTGTTATAACTACTCGTGAATTTGGAAGAATGCTAAAAGAATTAAAAATAGACTTTTCATCTCTTGAGGATGGAGAATTAGATGAGGCTATGGGACTTTATACTGGAGCTGGAGCAATCTTTGGAGTTACTGGTGGAGTTATGGAAGCTGCCCTAAGAAGTGCAAAAGATATGCTTGAAAATAAAGATCTTGACAAAATTGAATATAAAGATGTTCGTGGTTTCGAAGGAATCAAAGAAGCAACTGTTGAAATTAATAATAAAGAATACACCGTAGCCGTTGTTAATGGTGCATCTAACTTTTTCAAAATGATGAAAGACAATTTACTCGAGAAAAAACAATATCACTTCATTGAAGTTATGGCATGTTATGGTGGATGCATTAATGGTGGAGGTCAACCTTACGTTACTCCTGAAATGAGAAGTAAGATCGATTATAAAAAATTGCGTGGAAATGTTCTATATAATCAAGATAAAAATTTAAAATATAGAAAATCTCATCACAATCCTGCCTTACTAAAAATGTATGATACTTATATGGGGAAACCTGGAAAAGGATTGGCACACGAAATATTACACCAAAAATACAAAAAGAAAGAGAACAATTAA